A region of Lycium barbarum isolate Lr01 chromosome 3, ASM1917538v2, whole genome shotgun sequence DNA encodes the following proteins:
- the LOC132633249 gene encoding peptidyl-prolyl cis-trans isomerase FKBP17-2, chloroplastic, producing MATFFGSPPSLSLPITRTNYFSSSSQTPPPFQPPNQPQQPQTPPPSQPLSATSAEPPSPVNVQQQKPSKSARSAESTDWIASSLTRRFGLGAGLAWAGFLAFGVVSEQIKTRLEVSQQETNTRVVEKEEEVVLPNGIRYYELKIGGGATPRPGDLVVIDVKGSIQGSGQVFVDTFDGDGKKKKPLALFMGSRPYSKGICEGIETVMRSMKAGGKRRVIIPPNLGFGKEGADLGTGLQIPPSATLEYVIEVEKVSIAPA from the exons ATGGCAACTTTCTTTGGATCCCCACCTTCTTTGTCTCTCCCAATTACCAGAACTAACTACTTCTCTTCATCCTCTCAAACTCCTCCTCCTTTTCAGCCACCAAATCAACCTCAACAACCGCAAACTCCGCCACCGTCTCAGCCATTGAGTGCAACTTCTGCAGAGCCTCCATCACCTGTTAATGTGCAGCAGCAAAAGCCTAGTAAATCTGCCCGCTCCGCGGAATCCACCGATTGGATTGCCTCCTCTTTAACAAGGAGATTTGGCCTTGGTGCTGGACTTGCTTGGGCTGGTTTCCTTGCTTTTGGTGTTGTTTCTGAGCAAATCAAAACTCGCCTTGAAGTGTCTCAACAAGAAACAAATACAAG GGTTgttgagaaagaagaagaagtggTCTTGCCCAATGGGATAAG GTATTATGAACTGAAAATTGGTGGCGGCGCAACTCCAAGGCCAGGGGACTTAGTTGTGATAGATGTTAAGGGAAGTATACAGGGCAGCGGACAAGTTTTTGTGGATACATTTGATGGTGATGGCAAAAAGAAGAAGCCACTGGCATTATTTATGGGGTCAAGGCCTTATAGTAAGGGAATTTGTGAAGGTATAGAAACTGTTATGAGAAGTATGAAAGCTGGCGGAAAAAGAAGAGTGATTATTCCTCCAAATTTGGGATTTGGAAAAGAAGGAGCAGATTTGGGAACAGGGCTGCAAATTCCTCCATCTGCTACTCTTGAGTATGTTATTGAGGTTGAAAAAGTTTCTATTGCACCTGCTTGA